In one Silene latifolia isolate original U9 population chromosome 10, ASM4854445v1, whole genome shotgun sequence genomic region, the following are encoded:
- the LOC141607444 gene encoding uncharacterized protein LOC141607444 has translation MHSIGFWNVRGLNDLNKQKVVKWFMHNNGVGLFGLLETKLKPSNLLNKATTICDGWSISTNCSSHKGGRIWFLWNPTCFYVQFLNYGSQYIHMLVQSKVDNKKFLLTVIYAFNDLMERTILWKFLKETTSTCTMPWLWVGDFNTVLSPIERLGGNTTDAEMEHFQECVSLCEMEDIKATGALFTWSNKQAPTDSVYSRLDRAMGNPEWMSHYGEYMAHFHPEGMFDHCPCIIVDRKVEFNGKKSFKYFNMWGASEHFSASVDGV, from the coding sequence ATGCATAGCATTGGATTTTGGAATGTCAGGGGTCTCAATGACCTGAATAAACAGAAGGTTGTTAAGTGGTTCATGCATAATAATGGTGTTGGTCTTTTTGGTCTATTAGAAACTAAACTTAAACCTAGTAATTTACTGAATAAGGCAACTACCATTTGTGATGGCTGGAGCATATCTACCAACTGTAGTTCGCATAAAGGGGGTAGGATTTGGTTTCTCTGGAATCCTACTTGTTTTTATGTGCAATTTCTGAACTATGGCTCTCAGTATATCCATATGTTGGTTCAATCCAAAGTGGATAACAAGAAATTTCTATTGACTGtgatttatgcttttaatgaCCTGATGGAGAGAACTATTCTTTGGAAGTTTCTGAAAGAAACAACTTCTACTTGCACTATGCCTTGGTTGTGGGTAGGAGATTTTAATACTGTTTTATCTCCAATTGAAAGATTAGGGGGTAACACTACAGATGCAGAGATGGAACACTTCCAAGAATGTGTCTCTTTATGTGAAATGGAGGATATTAAGGCTACTGGGGCATTATTTACCTGGTCTAACAAGCAAGCACCTACTGACAGCGTTTATAGTAGACTGGATAGGGCAATGGGAAACCCTGAATGGATGAGTCATTATGGAGAGTACATGGCCCATTTCCATCCTGAGGGTATGTTTGATCATTGTCCATGCATAATTGTAGACAGGAAAGTTGAATTCAATGGGAAAAAATCCTTcaagtactttaatatgtggggagCTTCTGAGCATTTCAGTGCTAGTGTGGATGGTGTGTAG